Proteins from one Chaetodon auriga isolate fChaAug3 chromosome 19, fChaAug3.hap1, whole genome shotgun sequence genomic window:
- the adora2ab gene encoding LOW QUALITY PROTEIN: adenosine A2a receptor b (The sequence of the model RefSeq protein was modified relative to this genomic sequence to represent the inferred CDS: deleted 1 base in 1 codon) — translation MLKNDQLVYICLELVIACLAVAGNVLVCWAVCLNSNLQSNTNFFVVSLAVADIAVGLLAIPFAITISIGFCANFFGCLFIACFVLILTQSSIFSLLAIAVDRYIAINNPLRYNSLVTGQRAKGIVALCWVLSVGIGLTPMLGWNKGWNNTNTFDSCPEGLGECLFEEVVAMDYMIYFNFFGCVLVPLLVMLVIYVHIFMAACRQLRLMGLKVAHTPAPGQIPASSGASCSILQKEVHAAKSLAIIVGLFALCWLPLHIINCFNHLGQDRKRLPDWVMNITIILSHANSVVNPFIYAYRIREFRQTFRRILYQHVLRRRNGHGFGFGSGDGRSAGNSDIMRTSSRASKEGSSCGTVVNTYILDPSPDRTPPTATHASSCYWTSRLDAAPSSFIPNGHQIKGSSLSATQQQPCIMGFAAQDGVESVTYLKGTTDVLEVKDSGSGIAFVNVQALSPRQTDVSTLQSLQKSRDKDS, via the exons aTGCTGAAAAATGACCAGCTGGTCTACATTTGCCTGGAGCTGGTGATCGCTTGCCTGGCTGTGGCTGGGAACGTCCTGGTCTGCTGGGCCGTCTGCCTCAACTCCAACCTGCAGAGCAACACCAACTTCTTTGTGGTGTCACTGGCGGTGGCTGATATTGCTGTGGGGCTGCTGGCAATTCCCTTTGCCATCACTATTAG CATCGGCTTCTGTGCCAACTTCTTCGGCTGCCTGTTCATCGCCTGCTTCGTCCTCATACTCACCCAGAGCTCCATCTTCAGCCTGCTGGCCATCGCTGTGGACCGCTACATCGCTATCAACAACCCACTCAG GTACAACAGCCTGGTGACAGGACAGAGGGCAAAGGGCATCGTCGCACTGTGCTGGGTTCTCTCAGTAGGCATCGGCCTGACACCGATGCTGGGATGGAACAAAG GTTGGAATAACACCAACACCTTCGACAGCTGCCCTGAAGGCCTGGGGGAGTGCCTGTTTGAAGAAGTGGTTGCCATGGACTACATGATCTATTTCAATTTCTTCGGCTGTGTGCTGGTGCCCCTGTTGGTCATGCTGGTCATCTATGTCCATATCTTCATGGCCGCATGTCGCCAGCTCCGCCTGATGGGGCTCAAAGTTGCCCACACACCTGCTCCTGGGCAAATACCCGCATCATCGGGTGCATCTTGTTCAATCCTGCAGAAGGAGGTGCATGCTGCCAAATCGCTGGCCATCATTGTAGGTCTGTTTGCTCTATGCTGGCTTCCGCTGCACATCATCAACTGTTTCAACCACCTGGGTCAGGACCGTAAGCGCTTGCCTGACTGGGTGATGAACATTACCATCATCCTCTCCCATGCTAACTCTGTCGTGAATCCCTTCATCTATGCTTATCGCATTCGGGAGTTCAGACAGACCTTTCGGAGGATCCTGTATCAGCATGTCCTCAGGCGAAGGAATGGACATGGGTTTGGGTTTGGAAGTGGTGATGGCAGAAGTGCTGGGAACAGCGATATTATGCGGACTTCCTCCCGTGCCAGTAAAGAGGGTTCATCCTGTGGCACAGTAGTGAATACCTACATCCTTGACCCCAGCCCTGATCGAACTCCACCAACTGCTACTCATGCATCCTCTTGCTACTGGACATCAAGGTTAGATGCTGCGCCCAGCAGCTTCATACCCAACGGACACCAAATAAAGGGTAGCAGCCTCTCAGCaacgcagcagcagccatgCATCATGGGATTTGCTGCTCAGGATGGAGTAGAGTCGGTCACATATCTGAAGGGGACAACAGATGTTTTGGAGGTGAAAGACAGTGGAAGTGGCATTGCTTTTGTGAACGTTCAGGCTCTGTCCCCAAGACAGACTGAC GTGTCCACGCTACAGAGCTTACAGAAGTCTCGTGACAAAGATAGTTag
- the snrpd3l gene encoding small nuclear ribonucleoprotein D3 polypeptide, like: protein MSIGVPIKVLHEAEGHIVTCETNTGEVYRGKLIEAEDNMNCQMSNITVTYRDGRVAQLEQVYIRGSKIRFLILPDMLKNAPMLKSMKNKNQGSGAGRGKAAILKAQVAARGRGRGGMGRGNIFQKRR, encoded by the exons atgtccaTCGGTGTACCAATCAAAGTCCTGCATGAAGCAGAGGGACACATCGTGACCTGTGAGACCAACACTGGAGAGGTGTACAGGGGCAAGCTGATTGAGGCTGAGGACAACATGAACTGCCAG ATGTCTAACATAACAGTGACTTACCGTGACGGCCGGGTGGCACAGCTGGAGCAAGTCTACATCCGTGGCAGCAAGATCCGCTTCCTGATCCTACCTGACATGTTAAAGAATGCTCCGATGTTAAAGAGTATGAAGAACAAGAACCAGGGATCCGGTGCAGGAAGGGGCAAGGCAGCTATTCTCAAAGCACAAG tggctgcaagGGGTCGAGGCCGTGGTGGAATGGGAAGAGGCAACATCTTCCAGAAGAGGCGATAA